From a single Tachypleus tridentatus isolate NWPU-2018 chromosome 6, ASM421037v1, whole genome shotgun sequence genomic region:
- the LOC143254089 gene encoding cuticle protein 16-like, whose translation MFRLVILACVCAVALAQIFPYNVPKGQEGNTAFLQALQEQALHYINQQQYPNIQIQQARELAVAAHNPATYNAVLHNYNYHTALQQHQLDQQRVLQEQQRVLQEQQALLANQ comes from the exons ATGTTTCGATTA GTAATCCTGGCTTGTGTCTGTGCTGTGGCTTTGGCCCAGATTTTCCCCTACAATGTTCCTAAAGGCCAGGAGGGTAATACAGCTTTCCTACAGGCTCTGCAGGAGCAGGCCCTACACTACATCAATCAACAACAGTACCCCAACATCCAGATCCAACAAGCTCGTGAGCTGGCTGTAGCTGCCCACAACCCTGCAACTTACAACGCTGTCCTTCACAACTACAACTACCACACTGCTCTTCAGCAACACCAGCTGGACCAGCAAAGAGTCCTCCAGGAACAACAGAGGGTCCTCCAGGAGCAGCAGGCCCTGCTAGCCAACCAGTAG
- the LOC143254086 gene encoding cuticle protein 16-like translates to MLRLIILASLCAVALAQIFPYNVPKGQEGNTAFLQALQQQALHYINQQHHPNIQIQQARELAVAAHNPATYNAVLHNYNYHTALQQHQLDQQRVLQEQQRVLQEQQALLANQ, encoded by the exons atgCTTCGATTG ATAATTCTAGCTTCTCTCTGTGCTGTGGCTTTGGCTCAAATCTTTCCCTACAATGTACCTAAAGGCCAGGAGGGTAATACAGCCTTTCTACAGGCCCTGCAGCAGCAGGCCTTACATTACATCAACCAACAGCATCATCCCAATATCCAAATTCAACAAGCTCGTGAGCTGGCTGTAGCTGCCCACAACCCTGCAACTTACAACGCTGTCCTTCACAACTACAACTACCACACTGCTCTTCAGCAACACCAGCTGGACCAGCAAAGAGTTCTCCAGGAACAACAGCGAGTCCTCCAGGAGCAGCAGGCCCTGTTGGCCAATCAGTAG
- the LOC143254088 gene encoding uncharacterized protein LOC143254088, translating to MLRLVLVSCLCVSVWGQRDVYKYLYPPTTTTEPPRIYNPPAIVHKVEIGSELDGNYEFTYDTGRGPLGQSYRTETRLPDGTVKGSYGYLDVDGKLRIVKYIAGKGGFVAQGDVGPEGAPRGVAPGPAPVPEEQPPRYSSQQNYAPQPQRRPQVAPRQTYVLPPEKEEDLGPPFIDTSLLSYDIGAKQKR from the exons ATGCTTCGACTA GTACTTGTGTCATgtttgtgtgtgtctgtctgGGGTCAGCGAGATGTGTACAAGTACTTATATCCCCCCACTACCACCACTGAACCTCCTCGAATCTACAATCCCCCAGCCATCGTCCACAAAGTAGAAATTGGATCTGAGCTGGACGGCAACTACGAGTTCACCTACGACACTGGCCGAGGTCCACTCGGTCAGAGCTACCGGACAGAAACCCGACTTCCCGACGGTACGGTGAAAGGTTCATACGGTTATCTGGATGTGGATGGCAAGTTGAGGATCGTAAAATACATCGCCGGCAAAGGGGGTTTTGTTGCCCAAGGAGATGTAGGTCCCGAGGGCGCACCACGAGGCGTAGCGCCGGGCCCTGCACCCGTCCCCGAAGAACAGCCCCCTCGCTATTCCTCCCAGCAGAATTATGCTCCACAGCCTCAGCGTCGCCCACAGGTAGCTCCACGACAAACGTACGTCCTGCCCCCTGAAAAAGAAGAGGACCTTGGTCCTCCTTTCATTGATACTTCTCTTCTGTCCTATGACATCGGTGCCAAACAGAAACGATAG